A window of Chloracidobacterium sp. N contains these coding sequences:
- a CDS encoding glycosyltransferase family 4 protein, translating to MTFSNRPGAAGRFTKANPTCPPPNFQTDSGPSMKITLVTREFFPLTGGLQALAAQLGQELQKKGCDFDIITRFTNERKALERHLTESEKDQVTERKSIRTHIIGHSHFSSLFLRHTYALLFRKTAYRLPVSIFSHTYEEKIARVITNTDVVHFLGQGLELLGFAALSAARKLGKPFIVEPCVHPGQWGDHFVDLRLYRQADALIAHTRFEKQFLESHGIASQKIHVLHGFEDRTDGDGSRFRKKYNITGKLVLFLGRRSQDKGYPIAVKAFLDALKDHPDARLVVIGPPDDYQIQVPSPYQNYVIELGLVEECEKHDALAACDVLCVPSAGESFGMVYMEAWRYKKPVIARKIPVLEEINGNYPGGILVENHPEDEKVAEHVSSALSMLLGDMQLCQKLGERGFHIASRFTWENVIERYIMLYQHALETSKKQ from the coding sequence ATGACCTTCTCCAACAGGCCCGGCGCTGCCGGGCGGTTTACGAAGGCCAACCCGACCTGCCCGCCGCCCAACTTTCAGACTGACTCAGGCCCGAGCATGAAGATCACGCTGGTGACGCGCGAATTCTTTCCCCTGACCGGTGGCTTGCAGGCGCTGGCCGCACAGCTTGGGCAGGAACTCCAAAAAAAGGGCTGCGACTTTGACATCATCACCCGTTTTACCAACGAGAGAAAAGCCCTCGAAAGACATCTCACAGAGTCGGAAAAAGACCAGGTAACTGAAAGAAAGTCCATCAGAACCCACATCATCGGACACAGTCATTTCTCTTCCCTGTTTTTGCGGCACACCTATGCTTTGCTTTTCAGAAAAACTGCCTACCGCCTTCCAGTATCCATATTCAGCCACACCTACGAAGAGAAAATAGCCAGAGTCATCACCAATACGGATGTCGTTCATTTCCTTGGGCAGGGACTGGAGCTTCTTGGTTTTGCAGCCCTTTCAGCCGCAAGGAAGCTCGGAAAGCCCTTTATCGTCGAACCGTGCGTCCATCCCGGACAGTGGGGGGATCATTTCGTTGACCTGAGATTGTACCGCCAAGCGGATGCCCTGATTGCACATACCCGCTTCGAGAAGCAATTTCTTGAAAGCCACGGCATTGCTTCACAAAAGATACATGTTCTCCACGGATTTGAAGACCGAACTGACGGAGACGGTTCGAGGTTCAGAAAAAAATACAACATCACCGGGAAACTGGTGCTTTTTCTCGGCCGGAGATCACAGGACAAGGGCTATCCCATTGCCGTCAAAGCTTTTCTGGATGCTCTGAAAGACCACCCGGACGCCAGGCTGGTTGTCATCGGGCCGCCGGACGACTACCAAATCCAGGTTCCCTCGCCATACCAGAACTACGTCATTGAACTTGGGCTGGTCGAAGAATGTGAAAAACACGATGCCCTGGCTGCCTGCGATGTACTTTGCGTGCCATCAGCCGGAGAGTCTTTCGGCATGGTCTATATGGAAGCCTGGCGTTATAAAAAACCGGTCATTGCAAGGAAAATCCCTGTTCTGGAAGAGATCAATGGAAATTATCCAGGTGGTATTCTTGTCGAAAATCATCCCGAAGATGAAAAGGTTGCTGAACATGTTTCCAGCGCACTTTCTATGTTGCTTGGGGACATGCAACTCTGTCAAAAGCTGGGAGAAAGAGGATTCCACATTGCCTCCCGCTTCACATGGGAAAACGTGATTGAACGATACATCATGCTTTATCAGCATGCCCTTGAAACTTCCAAAAAGCAGTAA